A single genomic interval of Daucus carota subsp. sativus chromosome 1, DH1 v3.0, whole genome shotgun sequence harbors:
- the LOC108216898 gene encoding flavonoid 3'-monooxygenase CYP75B137 — MMKDIQAVFYDTLSWMWLLIHTNDLAYAVAVTATVLLVFSLFSRIFFKSKKISPQLPPGPRSFPLVGNLLSLDPDLHTYFASLGKTYGPIVTLWLGHKVGIVINSPVIAREVLKDHDTTFANRDVPAAGIEATYGGKDIVWTPYGPKWRMLRRVCVSEMLSKTTLDSVYDLRRKEIRQTIGYLYSRKGLPVDVGEQMFLTIINVITNMMWGGTVKGEDRAGLGTEFRLVVNEMTQLLATPNVSDFYPGLARFDLQGVRKKMKVLAKKFDDIFETMIKKRQEMDGQEGSKDFLQFLLKLKDTQDAKEPLSMNHLKSLLMDMVVGGTETTSNSVEFALAEMMNKPQIIQKLHEELDSVVGKDNIVEESHLPKLTYLYAVMKEVLRLHPALPLMVPHCPSETCVVGGYRIPKGSRVFVNVWSIHRDPSIWENPLEFIPERFLDGPWDYSGKDFKYFPFGSGRRICAGIAMAEKMFLFSLASLLHSFDWKLPEGQKLDLSEKFGIVLKKTVPLVLIPTPRLSNPQLYQ; from the exons ATGATGAAGGATATACAAGCTGTGTTCTATGATACTTTGTCATGGATGTGGCTTCTGATCCACACAAACGACTTGGCCTATGCAGTTGCAGTCACAGCCACTGTCCTGCTTGTGTTTTCATTATTTTCTCGGATTTTTTTCAAGTCGAAAAAAATTAGCCCCCAATTGCCACCAGGTCCTAGAAGCTTTCCTTTAGTTGGGAACCTCTTGTCTCTTGATCCTGACCTGCACACATATTTTGCCAGCCTTGGCAAGACTTATGGTCCGATTGTGACGCTCTGGTTAGGCCATAAGGTTGGTATTGTGATCAACTCGCCTGTAATAGCACGTGAGGTGCTTAAGGACCATGACACCACTTTTGCTAATCGCGATGTTCCAGCTGCAGGCATTGAGGCCACTTATGGTGGCAAGGATATTGTGTGGACACCGTACGGGCCTAAGTGGCGAATGTTGAGGAGGGTGTGTGTGAGTGAGATGCTCAGCAAGACTACACTGGACTCTGTTTACGATCTTAGAAGGAAGGAGATTCGACAGACTATTGGCTACCTCTACAGCCGGAAAGGGTTGCCAGTTGATGTCGGTGAGCAGATGTTTCTGACTATTATAAATGTGATTACTAATATGATGTGGGGTGGTACAGTCAAGGGGGAAGACAGGGCTGGCCTTGGAACAGAGTTTCGGCTTGTGGTGAACGAGATGACTCAGCTGTTGGCTACCCCTAATGTGTCCGATTTTTACCCTGGTCTGGCCCGATTTGACCTTCAGGGAGTCCGGAAAAAGATGAAGGTATTGGCAaagaaatttgatgatatctttGAAACTATGATCAAAAAAAGGCAAGAGATGGATGGACAAGAAGGTAGTAAGGATTTTCTGCAGTTTTTGTTGAAGTTAAAAGATACTCAAGATGCCAAAGAGCCTTTAAGCATGAACCATCTTAAATCCTTGCTCATG GATATGGTGGTTGGTGGGACTGAAACAACTTCGAACTCAGTGGAGTTTGCCTTGGCTGAGATGATGAACAAACCGCAAATAATACAAAAACTGCACGAGGAGTTAGACAGTGTAGTGGGAAAAGATAACATTGTCGAAGAGTCTCATCTTCCCAAGCTAACTTACTTGTATGCTGTTATGAAAGAGGTTCTGAGATTACATCCTGCTTTACCACTCATGGTACCTCACTGTCCAAGTGAGACATGTGTTGTTGGAGGGTACAGGATCCCCAAAGGGTCTCGTGTTTTTGTAAATGTGTGGTCAATACACAGGGATCCTAGTATTTGGGAAAACCCCCTGGAATTTATCCCAGAGAGGTTTTTGGATGGTCCATGGGATTATAGTGGCAAGGATTTTAAGTACTTCCCATTCGGGTCGGGTAGAAGAATTTGTGCAGGGATTGCTATGGCTGAAAAAATGTTCTTGTTCTCACTTGCATCGCTGCTTCATTCCTTCGACTGGAAGCTCCCTGAGGGACAGAAATTAGATTTGTCAGAAAAGTTTGGAATTGTGCTGAAGAAGACAGTACCTCTGGTTCTCATTCCAACTCCGAGATTATCCAATCCTCAACTCTACCAGTAA
- the LOC108197053 gene encoding flavonoid 3'-monooxygenase CYP75B137: MIKYIQAVVYDSWSWLWLLIHTNDLAYAVAVTATILLVFSLFSRIFFKSKKISPQLPPGPRSFPLVGNLLSLDPDLHTYFASLGRTYGPIVTLWLGHKVGIVINSPVIAREVLKDHDTTFANRDVPAAGIEATYGGKDIVWTPYGPKWRMLRRVCVSEMLSKTTLDSVYDLRRKEIRQTIGYFYSRKGLPVDVGEQMFLTIMNVITNMMWGGTVKGEDRAGLGTEFRLVVNEMTQLLGTPNVSDFYPGLARFDLQGVRRKMKVLAKKFDDIFETMIKKRQEMDGQEGSKDFLQFLLKLKDTQDAKEPLSMTHLKSLLMDMVVGGTDTTSNSVEFALAEMMNKPQIIQKLQEELDSVVGKDNVVEESHLPKLTYLYAVMKEVLRLHPVLPLMVPHCPSETCVVGGYTIPKGSRVFVNVWSIHRDPSIWENPLEFIPERFLDGPWDYSGKDFKYFPFGSGRRICAGIAMAEKMFLFSLASLLHSFDWKLPEGQELDSSEKFGIVLKKTVPLVLIPTPRLSNPELYQ; encoded by the exons ATGATCAAGTATATACAAGCTGTAGTTTATGATTCTTGGTCATGGCTGTGGCTTTTGATCCACACAAACGACTTGGCCTATGCAGTTGCAGTCACAGCCACTATCCTGCTTGTGTTTTCATTATTTTCTCGGATTTTTTTCAAGTCGAAAAAAATTAGCCCCCAATTGCCACCAGGTCCTAGAAGCTTTCCTTTAGTTGGGAACCTCTTGTCTCTTGATCCTGACCTGCACACATATTTTGCCAGCCTTGGTAGGACTTATGGTCCGATTGTGACGCTGTGGTTAGGCCATAAGGTTGGTATTGTGATCAACTCGCCTGTAATAGCACGCGAGGTGCTTAAGGACCATGACACCACTTTTGCTAATCGCGATGTTCCAGCTGCAGGCATTGAGGCCACTTATGGTGGCAAGGATATTGTGTGGACACCGTACGGGCCTAAGTGGCGAATGCTGAGGAGGGTGTGTGTGAGTGAGATGCTCAGCAAGACTACTCTGGACTCTGTTTATGATCTTAGGAGGAAGGAGATTCGACAGACTATTGGCTACTTCTACAGCCGTAAAGGGTTGCCAGTTGATGTCGGTGAGCAGATGTTTCTCACTATTATGAATGTGATTACTAATATGATGTGGGGTGGTACAGTCAAGGGGGAAGACAGGGCTGGCCTTGGAACAGAGTTTCGGCTTGTGGTGAATGAGATGACTCAGCTGTTGGGTACGCCTAATGTATCCGATTTCTACCCTGGTCTGGCCCGGTTTGACCTTCAGGGAGTCCGGAGAAAGATGAAGGTATTGGCAaagaaatttgatgatatctttGAAACTATGATCAAAAAAAGGCAAGAGATGGATGGACAAGAAGGTAGTAAGGATTTTCTGCAGTTTTTGCTGAAGTTGAAAGATACTCAAGATGCAAAAGAGCCTTTAAGCATGACCCATCTCAAGTCCTTGCTCATG GATATGGTGGTTGGTGGGACTGATACAACTTCTAACTCAGTGGAGTTTGCCTTGGCTGAGATGATGAACAAACCGCAAATAATACAAAAACTGCAAGAGGAGTTAGACAGTGTAGTGGGAAAAGATAACGTTGTGGAAGAGTCTCATCTTCCCAAGCTAACTTACTTGTATGCTGTTATGAAAGAGGTTCTGAGATTACATCCTGTTTTACCACTCATGGTACCTCACTGTCCAAGTGAGACATGTGTTGTCGGGGGGTACACGATCCCCAAAGGGTCTCGTGTTTTTGTAAATGTGTGGTCGATACACAGGGATCCCAGCATTTGGGAAAACCCCCTGGAATTTATACCGGAGAGGTTTTTGGATGGTCCATGGGATTACAGTGGCAAGGATTTTAAATACTTCCCATTCGGGTCGGGAAGAAGAATTTGTGCAGGGATTGCTATGGCTGAAAAGATGTTCTTGTTCTCACTTGCGTCGCTGCTTCATTCCTTCGACTGGAAGCTCCCTGAGGGACAGGAATTAGATTCGTCAGAAAAGTTTGGAATTGTGTTGAAGAAGACAGTACCTCTTGTTCTCATTCCAACTCCGAGATTATCCAATCCTGAGCTCTACCAGTAA